The Atribacterota bacterium genome segment ACTTCTGGCTTCAAAAGACAAAAATCCTAATCTATTAATTAGAAGATTGAATTATTATATTAAAGAAGGAGAGCTTTATTCTATCAGAAAAGGCTTATATGCCAAAGATAAAAACTATAACAGATTTGAAGCCGTAAATAAAATATATACTCCCTCATACATCAGTTTTGAGACTGTGCTAGGCAAGGCAGGAGTTACCTTCCAGTATTATAGCCAGGTTTTCGCAGCTTCCTATTTAACCCGAGAGATAACCGCAGACGGACAAATATATTCCTATAGAAAAATTAAGGATTCTGTCCTAACTGATAATACCGGGGTAGAACAAAAAG includes the following:
- a CDS encoding type IV toxin-antitoxin system AbiEi family antitoxin domain-containing protein — its product is MYKSDILNILRSNKTVFSFQELLLASKDKNPNLLIRRLNYYIKEGELYSIRKGLYAKDKNYNRFEAVNKIYTPSYISFETVLGKAGVTFQYYSQVFAASYLTREITADGQIYSYRKIKDSVLTDNTGVEQKDNYAIATPERAFLDVVYLNKDYHFDNLSELDWNKIFKILPIYSNKRMEKNIKSYQEML